Proteins encoded in a region of the Flammeovirga yaeyamensis genome:
- a CDS encoding dicarboxylate/amino acid:cation symporter has translation MKKLALHWKIIIGMALGLAFGLTLSYTGNADFSKDWIKPFGTIFINLLKLIAVPLVLISLVNGVASMTDLSKLSKVGGRSIGIYLTTTLIAVSIGLVLVNFFTPGEGFSEETKQALITKFAASASTKVKAAAEIKERGPLQPLVEMVPDNIFGSMSSNKNMLQVIFFAILFGVALVAIPLEHSKSVKALFSSLDKVILKMVDLIMKFAPFGVFALIASLISEIAENDPSKAVELLFALAKYSLVVIFGLLIMIAVIYPTMLKVFGKVNYKDFFKGIFPAQMMAFSTSSSAATLPVTMKQVEEELGVSEETTGFVLPLGATVNMDGTCLYQGIAAVFIAQVSGIDLTLQQQLSIVVTATLASIGSAAVPSAGIIMLVIVLEQLGLPAAAIGLIMAPDRILDMFRTVVNVTGDASVAILVDKSIKNEADNLQEA, from the coding sequence ATGAAGAAACTTGCTTTACATTGGAAAATCATCATTGGGATGGCTTTAGGTCTAGCTTTCGGGCTTACATTAAGTTATACAGGAAATGCTGATTTTTCGAAGGACTGGATAAAACCATTTGGAACTATTTTTATCAATTTATTGAAATTAATTGCGGTTCCACTCGTACTTATCTCCTTAGTGAATGGAGTTGCTTCAATGACTGATTTATCAAAGTTATCTAAAGTTGGTGGTCGTTCTATTGGTATCTACCTTACTACCACTTTGATTGCAGTCTCAATAGGATTGGTATTAGTTAACTTTTTCACTCCTGGAGAAGGATTTTCAGAAGAAACCAAACAAGCTTTAATTACGAAATTTGCTGCTTCTGCATCCACGAAAGTGAAAGCTGCAGCCGAAATTAAAGAAAGAGGACCATTACAACCATTAGTTGAAATGGTACCTGATAATATCTTTGGATCCATGAGCAGTAACAAAAACATGCTTCAAGTGATCTTTTTTGCCATTCTATTTGGTGTGGCTTTAGTGGCTATACCACTAGAACACTCGAAATCAGTAAAAGCTTTATTCTCTAGTTTAGATAAAGTAATATTGAAAATGGTTGATTTGATCATGAAATTTGCTCCTTTTGGTGTTTTTGCATTAATCGCCTCATTAATTTCTGAAATTGCCGAAAATGATCCATCGAAGGCAGTTGAACTGTTATTTGCCTTAGCAAAATACTCACTAGTGGTAATTTTTGGATTGTTAATCATGATAGCCGTTATCTACCCTACCATGCTAAAAGTATTTGGTAAGGTAAACTATAAAGACTTTTTCAAAGGCATCTTCCCTGCTCAGATGATGGCCTTTTCAACCTCATCATCAGCGGCAACGCTACCTGTTACAATGAAACAAGTGGAGGAAGAATTAGGTGTATCAGAAGAAACTACTGGATTCGTACTTCCACTAGGTGCCACAGTAAATATGGATGGTACTTGTTTATATCAAGGTATTGCAGCAGTTTTCATTGCTCAAGTATCTGGTATTGATTTAACACTTCAACAACAATTATCTATCGTTGTAACTGCAACTCTAGCATCAATTGGTTCTGCCGCAGTACCAAGTGCAGGTATCATTATGCTGGTTATTGTATTAGAACAATTAGGATTACCGGCTGCAGCCATCGGTTTGATCATGGCTCCAGATAGAATCTTAGATATGTTCCGTACAGTAGTTAACGTAACAGGTGATGCATCAGTGGCTATTTTAGTGGATAAATCCATCAAAAACGAAGCTGATAATTTACAAGAGGCATAA
- a CDS encoding peptidase U32 family protein, which produces MKSLELLAPAKNIEIGMSAINHGADAVYIGPSQFGARDAVGNSISDIEKLTKHAHRFHSKIFATMNTLMFDKELESAHKQAWSLYEAGVDALIIQDMGLLEMDLPPIPLHASTQTHNYHLEKVKFLEKVGFDRVVLARELSIKDIEEINKATNVELEAFVAGALCVSLSGQCYMSNNVGDRSANRGACGQPCRLPYDLVDNTGRKLANQKHLLSLKDLNMSDYVLPLARAGVKSFKIEGRLKDESYVKNQVGNFRKRIDFVLDKYGDEFVADSQGKTMLDFEPAIEKTYNRGFTTYFYEERNPEIVHFDTPKAIGDKVGKVKQIKANQYLIEMDEGKKLIPGDGLCFYDKHEQLQGMKVEHVDAEGWIKTSLVMGVRVGADIFRNHDHQFVKDLKSQKTQRKIESDIVMDWKDHTITLTIKDIYGNSYSDKYKEPFEVASNREKSEQNLTKGLKKSGNTIFLINNVTLPEGDLPFIPGGRLNQMRRDLIEAFENKRNSEYKQPPRLNTEIDHSYPFPQKIQKWDHHGNVLNKLARQFYAKHGITEIEEGFEGREDKSKLRLMTTKHCLRYQIGLCDEYETFVKAPEDVKFPLFLKSKNARYKLKFNCKECVMMIDDAPEED; this is translated from the coding sequence ATGAAATCTTTGGAATTATTAGCTCCGGCTAAGAATATAGAAATTGGTATGTCTGCCATTAATCATGGTGCAGATGCAGTATATATTGGTCCATCACAATTTGGAGCAAGAGATGCTGTGGGTAACTCTATTTCTGATATTGAGAAATTAACCAAGCATGCCCACCGTTTTCACTCAAAGATTTTTGCGACTATGAACACTTTGATGTTTGATAAAGAGCTTGAATCTGCTCACAAACAAGCTTGGAGTTTATATGAAGCAGGTGTAGATGCATTAATCATTCAAGATATGGGCTTATTGGAAATGGATTTACCTCCAATTCCATTGCATGCAAGTACTCAAACACATAACTATCATTTAGAGAAAGTAAAATTCTTAGAAAAGGTCGGTTTTGATAGAGTCGTATTAGCTCGTGAGCTTTCCATAAAAGATATCGAAGAGATTAATAAAGCGACTAATGTTGAATTAGAAGCTTTTGTTGCGGGTGCATTATGTGTGAGTTTATCAGGTCAATGTTATATGTCAAATAATGTGGGCGACCGTTCTGCTAACCGTGGAGCATGTGGACAACCATGTCGTTTACCTTATGATTTAGTGGATAATACTGGCAGAAAGTTAGCCAATCAAAAACACCTATTATCACTAAAAGATTTAAATATGAGTGATTATGTTCTTCCTTTAGCAAGAGCAGGCGTAAAATCATTCAAGATAGAAGGTCGTTTAAAAGACGAATCTTATGTGAAAAACCAAGTAGGTAACTTCAGAAAAAGAATCGACTTTGTTCTAGATAAATACGGTGATGAATTCGTAGCAGATTCTCAAGGGAAAACAATGCTTGATTTTGAACCTGCTATTGAAAAAACATACAACAGAGGGTTTACCACTTACTTCTATGAGGAAAGAAATCCTGAAATTGTTCATTTCGATACGCCTAAAGCTATTGGAGATAAAGTAGGTAAAGTAAAGCAGATAAAAGCTAATCAATACCTAATTGAGATGGATGAAGGTAAAAAACTGATTCCTGGCGATGGTTTGTGTTTCTATGATAAACATGAGCAACTTCAAGGAATGAAAGTGGAACATGTTGATGCTGAAGGCTGGATCAAGACTTCCTTAGTGATGGGTGTTCGTGTTGGAGCTGATATCTTCAGAAACCACGATCATCAATTCGTTAAGGACCTAAAGTCTCAGAAAACACAAAGAAAAATAGAAAGTGATATCGTTATGGATTGGAAAGATCATACAATCACTTTAACCATAAAAGATATTTACGGAAATTCCTATTCTGATAAATATAAAGAACCTTTTGAAGTCGCATCCAATCGTGAAAAATCGGAGCAGAACTTAACAAAAGGCTTAAAGAAATCGGGTAACACTATTTTCTTGATTAATAATGTGACGCTTCCTGAAGGAGATCTACCATTTATTCCAGGTGGTCGATTAAATCAAATGAGAAGGGATTTAATTGAAGCTTTTGAGAATAAAAGAAATTCTGAATACAAGCAACCACCAAGATTAAATACGGAAATTGATCACTCCTATCCTTTCCCACAGAAAATACAGAAATGGGATCACCATGGTAATGTCTTAAATAAGTTAGCGAGACAATTTTATGCAAAACATGGTATCACAGAAATCGAGGAAGGTTTTGAAGGAAGAGAAGATAAATCGAAACTTCGTTTGATGACGACTAAGCACTGCCTTAGATATCAAATTGGTCTTTGTGATGAATACGAAACTTTCGTAAAAGCACCTGAAGATGTGAAATTCCCATTGTTCTTGAAATCTAAGAATGCTCGTTACAAGCTAAAATTCAATTGTAAAGAGTGTGTGATGATGATTGATGATGCTCCTGAGGAGGATTAA
- the floA gene encoding flotillin-like protein FloA (flotillin-like protein involved in membrane lipid rafts), which produces MTLPFLASVLLLGVIGFFALLYFVPVNLWITAFFSNVRISLFSLVGMRIRKVPPKIIVNSLITATKAGLDLTTSDLETHYLAGGHVPSVIKALISADKANIPLSFKLAAAVDLAGRDVFEAVQISVNPQVINTPSVSAVAQDGIQLVAKARVTVRANIAQLVGGAGEETILARVGEGIVTSIGSSLSHKEVLENPDKISKLVLEKGLDSGTAFEILSIDIADIDVGDNIGAKLSIDQADADLKVAEAKAEERRAMAVAVEQEMKAKAQASRAKVIEAEAEVPLAISEAFRNGNLGIMDYYKLKNLQADTTMRDAIADSSKDDSTSLRNDDEDED; this is translated from the coding sequence ATGACTTTGCCATTTTTAGCCAGTGTCCTATTGTTAGGAGTAATAGGATTCTTTGCACTATTGTATTTCGTTCCTGTTAATTTATGGATTACAGCATTCTTCTCTAATGTGAGAATCAGTTTGTTCAGTCTTGTAGGAATGAGAATTCGTAAAGTTCCTCCAAAAATTATTGTCAATTCTTTGATTACAGCTACTAAAGCTGGATTGGATCTAACAACTTCTGATTTAGAAACTCACTACTTAGCAGGTGGTCATGTTCCATCGGTAATTAAGGCATTAATTTCTGCAGATAAAGCAAATATTCCTTTATCATTTAAATTAGCTGCAGCTGTTGACTTAGCGGGTCGTGATGTATTTGAAGCCGTTCAAATCTCAGTAAACCCTCAAGTAATTAATACGCCATCAGTTTCTGCTGTAGCACAAGATGGTATTCAGTTGGTTGCTAAAGCACGTGTTACTGTAAGAGCTAACATCGCTCAATTAGTCGGTGGTGCTGGTGAAGAAACTATCCTTGCTCGTGTGGGTGAAGGTATTGTAACTTCAATTGGTTCTTCGTTATCACATAAAGAGGTACTAGAAAACCCTGACAAAATTTCTAAACTAGTATTAGAAAAAGGATTGGATTCAGGTACTGCATTCGAAATCTTATCTATTGATATTGCTGATATTGATGTTGGAGATAACATTGGTGCAAAACTTTCTATTGACCAAGCTGATGCCGATCTAAAAGTAGCAGAAGCTAAAGCAGAGGAAAGAAGAGCAATGGCCGTAGCGGTTGAGCAAGAAATGAAAGCGAAAGCACAAGCTTCAAGAGCGAAAGTAATCGAAGCTGAAGCAGAAGTTCCATTGGCAATTTCTGAAGCATTCCGTAACGGTAACTTAGGTATCATGGATTACTATAAGTTGAAAAACTTACAGGCCGATACAACAATGAGAGATGCTATCGCAGATTCTTCTAAAGATGACTCTACATCATTGAGAAATGATGATGAAGACGAAGATTAA
- a CDS encoding peptide MFS transporter, which yields MSKTTTGHPKGLYTLFATEFWERFSYYGMRGFFVLYLTATLANGGFGLEKTEAYSIYGIFTALVYVTPIIGGILADKILGQRKSIYIGALLMAIGQFTMALSIYDAHDLFLTRHMSLYLGLGLLIIGNGFFKPNISTMVGGLYSANDPNKDSGFTIFYMGINLGAFVTNFIGGSLAENVGWQYGFMAAGIGMVISTIWFFMRETSVVSGETGLAVGMSPKDQGTEKNKLVRKDWNSILAYVAGLAILSYILVHLVINIDSDLLTDIVLVIGVLGLGYLFVTIFQNTTGSTEWNRVGVIFALAIFNIVFWSGFEQAGTSFNTFANEYTDRNVFGFDIPASWFQSINAVFIILLAPLFTIIWTKLTAVKANPRTPFKFAFSLVFLGIGFGIMAIANDTYNASNALISPMWLVMVYLFHTVGELCMSPIGLSMITKLSPPKIVSVMMGFWMGSIALGNFLAAQMTAISEHYQFDTFYFITVYAFVAAAVAFLVSPILTKMMKGIH from the coding sequence GTGAGTAAGACGACAACGGGGCATCCTAAAGGTTTGTATACCTTGTTTGCCACAGAGTTCTGGGAAAGATTTAGTTACTACGGAATGCGTGGTTTCTTCGTATTATACCTAACAGCAACACTAGCAAACGGAGGCTTTGGCCTAGAAAAAACAGAAGCGTATAGTATCTATGGTATTTTTACAGCATTAGTTTATGTAACTCCTATTATTGGTGGTATCCTTGCTGATAAAATCCTTGGGCAAAGAAAATCAATTTACATTGGTGCCTTATTGATGGCTATTGGTCAATTCACTATGGCATTATCTATTTATGACGCGCACGATTTATTCTTGACTCGTCATATGTCGCTTTACTTAGGATTAGGTCTACTTATTATTGGTAACGGTTTCTTTAAACCGAACATTTCTACAATGGTTGGTGGTTTGTACTCTGCAAACGACCCTAACAAAGATTCAGGTTTCACAATTTTCTACATGGGTATTAACCTTGGTGCTTTTGTAACCAACTTTATTGGTGGTTCATTAGCTGAAAATGTAGGATGGCAATATGGATTTATGGCAGCAGGTATTGGTATGGTCATCTCTACTATTTGGTTCTTCATGAGAGAAACATCTGTAGTAAGTGGTGAAACAGGTCTTGCTGTAGGTATGTCTCCAAAAGATCAAGGTACTGAGAAGAATAAATTAGTGAGAAAGGATTGGAATAGCATCCTTGCTTATGTGGCTGGATTAGCTATTTTATCGTATATTCTTGTACACTTAGTTATTAATATTGATAGTGATTTATTAACTGATATAGTTCTAGTAATAGGTGTTTTAGGATTAGGTTACTTATTTGTAACAATTTTCCAAAATACAACTGGTTCAACGGAATGGAATCGCGTAGGTGTAATTTTCGCCTTAGCCATTTTCAATATTGTATTCTGGTCAGGCTTTGAGCAAGCAGGTACTTCTTTCAATACTTTTGCAAACGAATATACAGATCGTAATGTATTTGGTTTTGATATTCCAGCTTCATGGTTCCAATCAATCAACGCCGTATTCATTATTCTTTTAGCACCATTATTTACAATTATATGGACTAAATTGACAGCAGTTAAGGCAAACCCAAGAACTCCATTCAAGTTTGCATTCTCATTAGTATTCTTAGGTATTGGCTTCGGTATCATGGCTATTGCAAACGATACTTACAATGCTTCTAATGCTTTAATTTCTCCAATGTGGTTAGTAATGGTATATTTATTCCACACTGTTGGTGAGTTATGTATGTCACCTATCGGATTGTCGATGATTACAAAGTTATCGCCTCCAAAAATTGTTTCTGTAATGATGGGATTCTGGATGGGATCTATCGCTTTGGGTAACTTCTTAGCAGCTCAAATGACAGCGATTTCAGAACATTATCAATTCGATACTTTCTACTTTATCACAGTGTATGCTTTTGTAGCTGCTGCGGTTGCGTTCTTAGTATCTCCTATTTTGACAAAAATGATGAAGGGTATTCACTAA
- a CDS encoding o-succinylbenzoate synthase — protein sequence MLKFQYFKKELLFNFPAKTSRGSISKKDCFIVSVFDAENPEVIGYGECNTLKGLSIDHFEDYELRLKALIETLNEHKVTLEDLPEFIDKDLYPSFYFAIETALLDLSNGGFKKIYDNAFYKGESIPINGLVWMGDKSFMKEQIDQKLNKGFDCIKMKIGALDFDQELSLLKYIRSQYSSNDITLRVDANGAFPVEEALEKLNRLSEFEIHSIEQPIWPKQLEEMSSLCDATPIPIALDEELIGVEEHLQEELLDIVKPQYIILKPALIGGLEASSKWIKIAEERNIPWWMTSALESNIGLNAIAQFTANYKIDKPHGLGTGQLYHNNFASPLEVNNGEIFYNKALEWDINNDL from the coding sequence ATGCTTAAATTTCAATACTTCAAAAAAGAGTTGCTTTTCAATTTTCCGGCTAAAACATCTCGTGGGTCAATTTCTAAAAAGGACTGTTTTATTGTCTCTGTTTTTGATGCAGAAAATCCAGAAGTAATCGGTTATGGTGAATGTAATACTTTAAAAGGATTAAGTATTGATCATTTTGAAGATTATGAACTTCGTCTTAAAGCATTGATTGAAACTTTAAATGAGCATAAAGTTACTTTAGAAGATTTACCTGAGTTTATTGATAAAGACTTATACCCTAGTTTTTATTTCGCCATAGAAACAGCATTACTTGATTTGAGTAACGGTGGGTTTAAAAAGATCTATGATAATGCTTTTTATAAAGGAGAAAGCATACCAATTAATGGATTGGTATGGATGGGAGATAAGTCTTTTATGAAGGAACAAATTGATCAAAAATTAAATAAAGGTTTCGATTGTATCAAAATGAAAATCGGAGCGTTAGATTTTGATCAGGAATTATCACTTTTGAAATACATCCGTTCTCAATATTCATCAAATGATATTACGTTAAGAGTAGATGCTAATGGTGCTTTTCCTGTTGAAGAAGCCTTAGAGAAGTTGAATCGGTTATCAGAATTTGAGATTCATTCTATTGAACAGCCTATATGGCCTAAGCAGTTAGAAGAGATGTCATCATTATGTGATGCTACACCAATACCCATTGCCCTTGATGAAGAACTGATCGGTGTGGAAGAACATCTACAAGAAGAGTTATTGGATATTGTGAAACCTCAATACATTATTTTAAAACCGGCATTAATTGGAGGATTAGAGGCGTCGAGCAAATGGATAAAAATTGCTGAGGAGAGAAATATTCCTTGGTGGATGACTTCTGCTTTAGAATCAAATATTGGGTTAAATGCCATTGCTCAATTTACAGCTAACTATAAAATAGATAAACCACATGGCTTGGGAACAGGTCAATTATATCATAATAATTTTGCTTCACCATTGGAAGTGAACAACGGAGAGATTTTCTACAATAAAGCATTAGAATGGGACATAAATAATGATCTATAG
- a CDS encoding SPOR domain-containing protein, whose product MKLIHPYLYIIFSAIVFCSCSPEQFNDEKPFSVKIASFREYDEMENGIDYLENKGLSPYAITQSNDVDGKWYHIIIGAEKSLEDVLALKMKLEDNFGLNALEVQNYNKLHEELIPLSENEVDNYPASWTSLDLLLQLPHNPNFQIRSLKSLSYFDDINVRSNSISRNIEFDYPRGIIQRNFKNNVDEIVEGKYVEPFSKTELTIHLVKLKEKNDYKEGLSKAFSERILKSKRYKIQKSEEIVIDNDWQMNGYQVTINPKELRSYLVLESASGLLLALIQSNKNDVHLLKSFAKNIGDRHAVDEYNSVKRLLGSFPDALNPTERMIAFDFTTKDSRRGKTALLEVGQTQLSCYFENSERGTLVYQLENFNDENTIDKIFRNRYSRYLDDPNVEKVLLGNRDAFFYKTRRRNPETRKLDWMLESVIFQNSDNIGKISNFKKGTFEQEEMLEKLASFRLGDDYQMNTL is encoded by the coding sequence ATGAAACTAATTCATCCTTACTTGTATATTATCTTTTCTGCGATTGTTTTTTGTTCTTGTTCTCCAGAACAGTTCAATGATGAAAAGCCATTCTCTGTTAAAATTGCCTCTTTTAGAGAGTACGACGAAATGGAAAATGGTATAGATTATCTCGAAAATAAGGGACTTTCACCTTATGCAATTACACAATCTAATGATGTAGACGGGAAATGGTATCATATTATTATTGGTGCTGAGAAGAGTTTGGAAGATGTCTTAGCATTAAAGATGAAACTAGAGGATAATTTTGGATTGAATGCCTTAGAAGTTCAAAACTATAATAAGCTACACGAGGAATTAATTCCTTTATCAGAAAATGAAGTTGATAATTATCCTGCAAGTTGGACATCTTTAGATCTATTGTTGCAATTACCTCATAACCCGAATTTTCAGATAAGATCTCTGAAATCATTATCCTATTTTGATGATATAAATGTAAGATCGAATAGTATTAGCCGTAATATAGAATTTGATTATCCTAGAGGAATCATTCAAAGAAATTTCAAAAATAATGTAGATGAAATTGTTGAAGGAAAGTATGTTGAACCATTTTCTAAAACAGAATTGACTATTCATCTGGTAAAGTTGAAAGAAAAAAACGATTACAAAGAAGGTCTTTCAAAAGCTTTTTCAGAGAGGATTTTAAAATCGAAAAGATATAAAATTCAAAAATCAGAAGAAATTGTGATTGATAATGATTGGCAGATGAACGGTTATCAAGTAACAATTAATCCCAAGGAGTTACGCTCTTATTTAGTATTGGAGTCAGCATCAGGTCTACTATTGGCATTAATTCAGTCCAATAAAAATGATGTCCATCTTCTAAAATCATTTGCAAAAAATATTGGAGATAGACATGCTGTTGATGAATACAATAGTGTGAAAAGATTGCTTGGATCATTTCCTGATGCTTTAAATCCAACAGAGCGAATGATTGCTTTTGATTTTACAACAAAAGACAGCAGAAGAGGGAAAACGGCTTTGCTAGAAGTAGGACAGACCCAATTAAGTTGTTATTTCGAAAATTCTGAAAGAGGTACTTTAGTGTATCAGTTAGAAAATTTTAATGATGAAAATACCATCGATAAAATATTTAGAAATCGCTATAGCAGGTATTTAGATGATCCAAATGTAGAAAAGGTACTATTAGGAAATAGAGATGCCTTTTTCTATAAAACAAGGAGGAGAAATCCTGAGACAAGGAAATTAGATTGGATGTTAGAATCGGTTATCTTCCAAAATAGTGATAACATTGGGAAGATATCCAATTTCAAAAAAGGAACCTTCGAACAAGAAGAAATGCTCGAGAAATTAGCTTCTTTCCGTCTTGGAGACGATTATCAAATGAATACTCTTTAA
- a CDS encoding peptidylprolyl isomerase, with protein sequence MSNYKFLSIFYLFFLGLFIISCSEEEQGTSGGEKYSNKFQDHKIREIYSLRDERNTKELLKILKDTVYQEEVLIALGSVQDTLAISDIKGVLLESNHLNVKIAAAFALGQMGDRSLSPFIIDFIVKHQKETELLEHMFESLGKCANDGAIYLLTHFVLSDENVMFGIVKGLHRAKDWQGYQSYDASEQIMRIFTKSKSVETKEWCSAYFARINSKHMLETFNSNIFDNARHHENELIRANFTKAIQNFSKGAGSATALKKILTDEKSPTVLQNALMATEKVRYSGVINKSIEYLSYNDPIVAEIAAQSIYNKLGWSEAKEVFDILEVVNFNNAKAEAMKAILRKRNKDKKMYEFALKHFENAPSSYEKTIWLEAITESKYGKDLAFDTWKTTDVNILKTKSIELVLNDYSSKFRPSKKEGEELKRILEECIATKDVSQIYNACQFIQNKKHDHFKSHFPSIAKLNEVKDLLELPLQVEAYIELEKTIAFLEGKEFKAKTSYPNKGIQWKYIKDIEQNQIARIKTEKGDIDIQLKVEEAPATVAMFVSLIDSGFYNHLHFHRMVPNFVTQGGDPRGDGFGGLDYNIPSEFSMLNYKRGSLGIASAGKDTESCQFFFSLVPTHHLDGRYTIFSEVVDGFDVMQKLEYGDEIIDISIIREEILTSIE encoded by the coding sequence ATGAGCAACTATAAATTCTTATCGATTTTTTATTTATTTTTTTTAGGTCTCTTCATAATCTCTTGTTCAGAAGAAGAACAAGGAACTAGTGGAGGTGAAAAATATTCCAATAAATTTCAGGACCACAAAATTAGAGAAATTTATTCTCTTAGAGATGAACGTAATACAAAAGAATTATTAAAGATTCTAAAGGACACCGTTTATCAAGAAGAAGTCTTAATTGCTCTTGGTTCTGTACAAGACACTTTAGCAATTTCTGATATTAAAGGAGTTCTTTTAGAATCTAATCACCTTAATGTAAAGATAGCAGCTGCATTTGCTTTAGGGCAAATGGGGGACCGTTCTTTATCTCCATTTATTATTGATTTTATAGTAAAACATCAAAAAGAAACAGAATTATTAGAACATATGTTCGAAAGTTTGGGGAAATGTGCAAACGATGGTGCTATTTACCTATTGACACATTTCGTATTAAGCGATGAAAATGTGATGTTTGGTATTGTAAAGGGTTTGCATAGAGCAAAAGATTGGCAGGGTTATCAATCGTATGATGCTTCTGAACAAATCATGCGCATTTTTACAAAATCAAAGAGTGTAGAAACAAAAGAATGGTGTAGTGCTTATTTTGCTAGAATCAATAGTAAGCATATGTTAGAAACGTTTAATTCGAATATTTTTGATAATGCCAGACATCATGAAAACGAGTTAATCAGAGCCAATTTTACAAAAGCGATTCAAAATTTTTCTAAAGGAGCAGGTAGTGCTACTGCATTAAAGAAAATCTTAACTGATGAAAAATCACCAACTGTGCTTCAAAATGCTTTAATGGCAACAGAGAAGGTAAGGTATTCAGGTGTGATTAATAAATCAATTGAATATTTAAGTTATAATGATCCTATTGTTGCAGAAATTGCTGCTCAGTCGATTTATAACAAGTTAGGTTGGTCAGAAGCAAAAGAAGTTTTTGATATTCTTGAGGTGGTTAACTTTAATAATGCAAAAGCGGAAGCTATGAAAGCCATTCTTCGTAAAAGGAATAAGGATAAAAAGATGTATGAATTTGCTTTGAAACATTTTGAAAATGCACCATCATCTTATGAGAAGACGATTTGGTTAGAAGCAATTACAGAATCAAAATATGGTAAAGACTTAGCATTTGATACTTGGAAAACAACTGATGTAAATATTCTAAAAACGAAATCTATTGAATTGGTTTTAAATGATTATTCCTCAAAATTCCGTCCATCGAAAAAAGAAGGTGAAGAATTAAAAAGAATTCTCGAAGAATGTATCGCAACTAAAGACGTATCACAGATTTACAATGCTTGTCAGTTTATTCAAAATAAGAAACATGATCATTTTAAGTCTCATTTTCCATCTATTGCTAAATTAAATGAGGTCAAAGATCTTTTGGAGTTGCCACTTCAAGTCGAAGCTTATATTGAATTAGAAAAGACGATAGCCTTTTTAGAAGGGAAAGAGTTTAAAGCAAAAACTTCATATCCAAATAAAGGTATTCAATGGAAATATATAAAGGATATTGAACAGAATCAGATTGCACGAATCAAAACAGAAAAAGGTGATATAGATATACAATTGAAAGTAGAAGAGGCACCTGCAACTGTTGCTATGTTTGTAAGTTTAATTGATAGTGGTTTTTATAATCACCTTCACTTCCATAGAATGGTGCCTAATTTTGTTACACAAGGTGGAGATCCAAGAGGAGATGGTTTTGGTGGTTTAGATTATAACATTCCGAGTGAGTTTTCAATGCTAAATTATAAGAGAGGTTCATTAGGAATTGCCTCGGCAGGGAAAGACACAGAATCTTGTCAGTTTTTCTTTTCTCTAGTTCCAACACATCACTTAGATGGCCGATATACAATTTTCTCTGAAGTGGTAGATGGTTTTGATGTAATGCAAAAATTAGAATATGGAGATGAGATTATAGATATATCTATTATAAGAGAAGAAATATTGACCTCAATTGAATAA